A section of the Campylobacter porcelli genome encodes:
- a CDS encoding FTR1 family iron permease, producing the protein MILSLLFALSLEANMSPFFIQISDALGAAKSGDSKLAKDIMVEFQEQFNALNINTVLSNDVKQRLKAVLNDTSVENIESLSSALIAFEKEQNPVDYEAKRAKFKQKVMPLYKQLVNATKDRDLEQIPSIFKRFYDSWQRNERVVGDLSPWHYGKIETSMALYRMAMVSTPSDIAAMDSKIIELGEFLNDFLAGNTKEIKVDGDTLEELKRNLTLLDEAKDLIGIDNAKAKSNILNFITNWPLFEGEIRTRSANLYNAIESDLPQIAADIDSLKSINMLNNIIDNINSLDFNANYNAYDVAIVLIREGVEALLIVVALLAAVKTGNLQRAKAHILGGAGIAIVASVFGAATLSYLFPLAAAGTNREILEGIVGILAVVVMVFVVAWLHSKSSLKAWNAYITKQINRAVASGSLLWFGLLSFLAVFREGAETILFYAGMLPKVQISSFISGIVGALAILILIAYFMKFITSKIAMHNIFKLMSLLLYALGFKILGVSVHALQLTNIVPNSIISPIPSISFIGFYNTLEGLIMQIAYISSVIILALLMRKKAV; encoded by the coding sequence ATGATCTTATCTTTACTCTTTGCTTTAAGTTTAGAAGCTAATATGAGTCCATTTTTTATACAAATTTCAGACGCTTTAGGTGCGGCTAAAAGTGGTGATAGCAAACTAGCAAAAGATATAATGGTTGAATTTCAAGAACAATTTAATGCTCTTAATATCAATACAGTTTTATCTAATGATGTAAAGCAGAGATTAAAAGCTGTTTTAAATGATACAAGTGTAGAGAATATCGAGAGTTTATCTAGTGCATTAATTGCTTTTGAAAAGGAGCAAAACCCTGTAGATTATGAGGCTAAAAGGGCGAAATTTAAACAAAAGGTGATGCCTTTATATAAGCAGTTAGTAAATGCTACTAAAGATAGAGATTTAGAGCAAATTCCGTCTATTTTTAAGAGATTTTACGATTCTTGGCAGCGAAATGAGCGTGTGGTGGGTGATTTAAGTCCTTGGCATTATGGCAAGATAGAGACATCAATGGCGCTATATAGAATGGCTATGGTAAGCACTCCTAGCGATATAGCCGCTATGGATAGTAAAATTATAGAGCTAGGTGAGTTTTTAAACGATTTTCTAGCTGGTAATACTAAGGAGATAAAAGTTGATGGCGATACCTTAGAAGAGCTTAAACGAAATTTAACTCTACTTGATGAGGCAAAAGATTTAATCGGCATTGATAACGCTAAGGCAAAGAGCAATATCTTAAATTTTATAACAAATTGGCCACTTTTTGAAGGTGAAATTAGAACTCGCAGTGCGAATTTATACAACGCAATAGAGAGTGATCTACCACAAATAGCAGCCGATATAGACTCCTTAAAATCCATAAATATGCTAAATAACATTATAGATAATATCAATTCTCTAGATTTTAATGCAAATTACAACGCCTATGATGTAGCTATAGTGCTTATTAGAGAGGGAGTGGAGGCTTTGCTTATAGTAGTCGCACTTTTAGCTGCTGTAAAAACAGGTAATTTACAAAGAGCTAAGGCTCATATTTTAGGTGGTGCTGGTATTGCTATAGTAGCTAGTGTATTTGGTGCGGCGACTTTGAGCTATCTATTTCCTTTGGCAGCAGCTGGTACAAATAGAGAAATTTTAGAAGGAATAGTGGGTATATTGGCTGTGGTTGTTATGGTGTTTGTAGTAGCTTGGTTACACTCTAAAAGTAGCCTTAAGGCTTGGAATGCCTATATAACTAAGCAGATCAATAGAGCTGTTGCTAGTGGTAGTTTGCTTTGGTTTGGATTATTATCATTTTTAGCTGTTTTTAGAGAAGGTGCTGAGACTATACTATTTTATGCTGGAATGCTACCAAAGGTGCAAATTTCAAGCTTTATAAGTGGTATAGTTGGGGCTTTGGCTATTTTGATTTTGATAGCATATTTTATGAAATTTATCACTTCTAAAATAGCTATGCACAATATTTTTAAGCTTATGAGTTTATTGCTTTACGCACTTGGCTTTAAGATTTTAGGTGTTAGCGTGCATGCCTTACAACTTACAAATATAGTGCCAAATAGCATTATATCACCCATTCCTTCTATATCTTTCATTGGATTTTATAATACGCTTGAGGGGTTGATTATGCAAATTGCCTATATATCATCTGTAATAATTCTAGCTCTTTTAATGAGAAAAAAGGCGGTTTAG
- a CDS encoding transglycosylase domain-containing protein, protein MKYIFNLLIIIALTAIGGVIYFYSQIKIDISKIVDYNPKLTTHIYDRNGDLVAYIFDEENRQYAKFNEIPPRIIEALIAIEDTAFFEHGGINYEAIFRAAIKDIQAMALVEGASTLTQQLVKNMLLTREKKFTRKLKEIIISYEVEQKLTKEQIIERYLNQVYFGHGYYGIKTAALGYFKKNLDELSIKEISMLVGLPKAPSSYDPTRHLDLSLSRANNVLLRMYNIGWITDKEYQAAIKETPKIYEQTLTQNKAPYLVDETIKQLTPLYKDIKYGGYKITLNADLKVQEIARNALKFGYNEILKRNKDANTTVLNGAMIVTNPTNGEILALVGGVDYAKSNFNRATQSYRQPGSSFKPFIYQIALNQGLSPQSKVADISRIYEGANKNSEEDKDWKPKNFSGNFKGLITLNDALKQSRNLATINLLNSIGLDVVQRNLEDFGFKNIPNNLSIALGSFGVSLMDYSEQYSIFPGLGTRHKTRLINSVESKDGQIFKFEPKSSEIIKPEQAYLMVKMLQNVVNNGTGRSAKIDGIELGGKTGTTNDSIDAWFCGFAPEIQVLVWYGNDNNTPMRYVEGGSRTAAPVFKQFMQEYIANYPQTKRDFDMPSGVYRKIYDGVDALYTSTSPLPKEQNSILEKQDKEGIIF, encoded by the coding sequence ATGAAATATATTTTTAATCTACTAATAATAATTGCTTTAACCGCTATAGGTGGAGTTATATATTTTTACTCTCAAATTAAGATTGATATATCAAAAATTGTAGATTACAACCCAAAGCTCACAACTCATATATATGATAGAAATGGGGATTTAGTCGCTTATATTTTTGATGAAGAGAATAGACAATATGCTAAATTTAACGAAATTCCCCCACGCATTATAGAGGCACTAATTGCCATTGAAGATACCGCATTTTTCGAACATGGCGGGATAAATTATGAAGCGATCTTTAGAGCGGCGATTAAGGATATTCAAGCAATGGCATTAGTCGAAGGTGCCTCAACCCTAACTCAACAGCTAGTTAAAAATATGCTCTTAACAAGGGAGAAAAAATTTACTAGAAAACTCAAAGAGATAATCATATCTTACGAAGTAGAGCAAAAGCTTACAAAAGAGCAGATAATCGAACGATATTTAAATCAAGTATATTTCGGGCATGGATATTATGGGATTAAAACTGCCGCACTTGGATACTTTAAAAAGAATTTAGATGAGCTAAGCATAAAAGAGATCTCTATGCTAGTTGGTCTGCCAAAGGCTCCTAGTAGCTATGATCCAACTAGGCATTTAGATCTATCTCTCTCTAGGGCAAATAATGTCCTTTTAAGAATGTATAATATCGGCTGGATCACAGATAAAGAGTATCAAGCCGCTATAAAAGAGACACCAAAAATTTACGAACAAACCCTAACTCAAAACAAAGCCCCATATCTAGTAGATGAGACTATCAAACAGCTAACCCCACTTTATAAAGATATTAAATATGGCGGATATAAAATCACTTTAAACGCTGATTTAAAAGTCCAAGAGATAGCTAGAAATGCACTAAAATTTGGCTATAATGAAATTTTAAAAAGAAATAAAGATGCCAACACTACAGTTTTAAATGGTGCAATGATAGTTACCAATCCTACCAATGGCGAGATATTAGCGTTAGTTGGCGGGGTTGATTACGCAAAAAGCAACTTTAATCGTGCCACTCAAAGCTATAGACAACCAGGCTCTAGCTTTAAGCCTTTTATCTATCAAATAGCACTAAATCAAGGCCTATCCCCTCAAAGCAAAGTCGCTGATATATCTAGAATTTATGAAGGAGCAAATAAGAATAGTGAAGAGGATAAGGATTGGAAGCCAAAGAATTTTAGCGGTAATTTCAAAGGGCTAATCACCCTTAATGACGCATTAAAACAATCAAGAAATCTTGCCACAATAAACCTTTTAAATTCCATTGGTCTTGATGTAGTTCAAAGGAATTTAGAGGATTTCGGATTTAAAAATATACCAAATAACCTATCAATCGCACTTGGTAGCTTCGGTGTAAGCCTTATGGATTATAGTGAGCAATACTCTATATTTCCAGGGCTTGGCACTAGGCATAAAACTAGACTCATCAACTCAGTTGAGAGTAAAGATGGGCAAATATTTAAATTTGAGCCAAAAAGTAGTGAAATTATCAAGCCAGAGCAAGCTTATTTGATGGTTAAAATGCTTCAAAATGTTGTAAATAACGGCACTGGACGCTCTGCTAAGATTGATGGTATAGAACTAGGTGGGAAAACTGGCACTACAAATGATAGCATAGATGCGTGGTTTTGTGGATTTGCTCCTGAAATTCAAGTCCTAGTCTGGTATGGAAATGATAATAACACTCCAATGAGATATGTGGAAGGCGGCTCTAGAACTGCAGCTCCTGTATTTAAGCAATTTATGCAAGAGTATATAGCAAATTACCCACAAACCAAACGAGATTTTGATATGCCTAGTGGCGTTTATCGCAAAATATATGATGGAGTAGATGCCCTATACACATCTACTTCACCACTACCAAAAGAACAAAATAGCATACTAGAAAAGCAAGATAAAGAGGGGATAATATTTTAA
- the maf gene encoding septum formation inhibitor Maf: MIVLASSSASRALILKEHGVEFIQVCMEYDENFDSNLPPAKYAMSITNSKAKQFFDKFKNQYDRVLFADSSVVCQGVILGKAKDEIEARYMLKLQSNSLTSVYTAMKFITQNMIIDMLSIASYKFKKFDNDDLDRYIASNLWQGKAGAMMIEGFNKKYIEVQKGNKPTAMGLDIINLKAFL, from the coding sequence ATGATAGTTTTAGCTTCTAGCTCTGCTAGTAGGGCTTTGATTTTAAAAGAGCATGGCGTGGAGTTTATCCAAGTTTGTATGGAGTATGATGAGAATTTTGATTCTAATTTGCCACCAGCTAAATACGCTATGAGTATCACAAATAGCAAGGCTAAGCAGTTTTTTGATAAATTTAAAAACCAATATGATCGTGTGCTATTTGCTGATAGTAGCGTGGTATGTCAAGGAGTTATTTTAGGCAAGGCAAAAGATGAGATAGAGGCTAGATATATGTTAAAACTCCAAAGCAATAGCCTAACTAGCGTATATACTGCCATGAAATTTATCACTCAAAATATGATAATTGATATGCTAAGCATCGCAAGCTATAAATTTAAAAAATTTGATAACGATGATCTAGATAGATATATAGCAAGCAATCTATGGCAAGGCAAGGCTGGAGCTATGATGATAGAGGGATTTAATAAAAAATATATAGAAGTCCAAAAAGGCAATAAACCCACAGCCATGGGGCTAGATATTATAAATTTAAAGGCATTTTTATGA
- the alaS gene encoding alanine--tRNA ligase yields the protein MDIRKEYLEFFKSKGHEIIDSAPLVPDDASLLFTNAGMVPFKSIFTGDVPRPTPPIRTSCQTCIRAGGKHNDLDNVGYTARHHTFFEMLGNFSFGEYFKEEAIAYAWEFVTEILQLPKDRLYVTVHENDDEAYEIWQKHIQKDRIYKFGDKDNFWAMGDTGPCGPCSEIFYDQGSEHFNSDEDYMGGDGDRFLEIWNLVFMQFQRDKDGAMSPLPKPSIDTGMGLERVTAIKEGKFSNYDSSLFMPIINEVAKIANLKYEYESGASFRVISDHIRSTTFLLAQGVNFDKEGRGYVLRRILRRALRHGYLLGIKEPFMYRLVDKVVELMGEHYDYLKEKKEYVKELIKLEEERFLATISAGLDLFNEELAKTSSKTFSGEVAFKLYDTYGFPLDLTADMLKEKGLSVDEAKFDELMNEQKARAKASWKGSGDAAKESGDFKALLEEFGENEFIGYENLKSTSKILALLNSEFKRVNELKNGEIGYIMLDSTPFYAQSGGQCGDTGLLGGNQVLDTKKYFGLNLSTIETKNSVKIGESIDCEVSLNRLEIRRHHSATHLLHAALRSILGSHIAQAGSSVEANKLRFDFSHPKPLSKDELEKIENFVNEAILKGAKAKVEIMGLEEAKNSGAIALFGEKYSDKVRVLTLGCSKELCGGTHVENLNEIGSFFIIKESGVSAGVRRIEAVCSKAALNYANELRKELEEIKFSLKGADPIIAITKLKDEIKSLQNEIKNANSSVELSHESINGINVVVGEFNGDIKAKIDEIKNKFDKVVVFLASSKDNKVSLAVGSKNTDIKAGELVKAIAPIVGGGGGGRDDFATAGGKDISNISKALEEASKMIKSKI from the coding sequence ATGGATATTAGAAAAGAGTATTTGGAATTTTTTAAAAGCAAAGGACATGAGATTATAGATTCAGCTCCGCTAGTCCCAGATGATGCGAGCCTACTTTTTACAAATGCTGGAATGGTGCCTTTTAAAAGCATTTTTACAGGTGATGTGCCACGCCCTACTCCACCTATTCGCACTAGCTGTCAAACCTGCATTAGGGCTGGTGGCAAACACAACGACTTAGATAATGTCGGCTACACTGCTAGGCACCATACATTTTTTGAAATGTTAGGAAATTTTAGCTTTGGGGAATATTTTAAAGAAGAAGCCATCGCTTATGCGTGGGAGTTTGTAACTGAGATTTTACAATTACCAAAAGATAGATTATATGTAACCGTGCATGAAAATGATGATGAAGCCTATGAAATTTGGCAAAAGCATATTCAAAAAGATAGAATTTATAAATTTGGAGATAAAGATAACTTCTGGGCTATGGGCGATACTGGACCTTGTGGCCCTTGTAGCGAGATATTTTACGATCAAGGAAGTGAGCATTTTAACAGCGATGAAGATTATATGGGTGGCGATGGAGATAGATTTTTAGAGATTTGGAATCTTGTATTTATGCAGTTTCAAAGGGATAAAGATGGAGCCATGAGCCCCCTTCCAAAGCCGTCAATCGATACTGGAATGGGGCTTGAGAGAGTAACTGCTATAAAAGAGGGTAAATTTAGCAATTATGATAGCTCTTTATTTATGCCTATAATAAACGAAGTTGCAAAAATCGCAAATTTAAAATATGAGTATGAGAGTGGCGCTAGCTTTAGAGTTATAAGCGATCATATTCGCTCAACTACATTTTTACTAGCTCAAGGCGTAAATTTCGATAAAGAGGGCCGTGGATATGTCCTAAGACGCATACTAAGAAGAGCTCTTCGCCATGGATACTTGCTTGGGATAAAAGAGCCATTTATGTATAGATTAGTTGATAAAGTAGTAGAATTAATGGGTGAGCACTATGATTATTTAAAAGAGAAAAAAGAGTATGTAAAAGAGCTGATAAAACTAGAAGAGGAGAGATTTTTAGCCACTATCTCTGCTGGGCTTGATCTATTTAACGAAGAGTTAGCAAAAACTTCAAGCAAAACTTTTAGCGGTGAAGTAGCGTTTAAATTATATGATACTTACGGATTTCCACTTGATTTAACGGCTGATATGCTAAAAGAAAAGGGACTTAGCGTAGATGAGGCTAAATTTGATGAGCTAATGAATGAGCAAAAAGCAAGAGCTAAAGCTAGCTGGAAAGGTAGCGGAGACGCTGCAAAAGAGAGTGGAGACTTTAAGGCTTTGCTTGAAGAATTTGGCGAAAATGAGTTTATCGGATATGAAAATTTAAAAAGCACTAGCAAAATTTTAGCCCTTTTAAATAGCGAATTTAAAAGAGTAAATGAGCTAAAAAATGGAGAAATCGGATATATTATGCTTGATTCTACTCCATTTTACGCTCAAAGTGGCGGTCAATGTGGAGATACCGGGCTTTTAGGTGGCAATCAAGTTCTTGATACAAAAAAATATTTTGGATTAAATCTAAGCACCATAGAGACAAAAAATAGCGTAAAAATAGGAGAAAGCATAGATTGTGAAGTTAGCCTTAATAGGCTAGAAATTCGCCGCCACCACTCAGCCACTCACTTACTCCACGCAGCACTTAGAAGTATCCTTGGATCTCACATAGCTCAAGCTGGAAGTAGCGTAGAGGCTAATAAGCTTAGATTTGACTTCTCTCATCCAAAGCCACTCTCAAAAGATGAGTTAGAAAAAATAGAAAATTTCGTAAATGAAGCAATACTAAAAGGTGCTAAAGCAAAAGTAGAGATAATGGGGCTAGAAGAGGCTAAAAATAGCGGAGCCATCGCTCTATTTGGCGAGAAATATTCTGATAAAGTCAGAGTGCTGACCTTGGGATGCTCTAAGGAGCTTTGTGGTGGCACTCATGTGGAAAATTTAAATGAGATAGGAAGCTTTTTTATCATCAAAGAAAGTGGCGTAAGTGCTGGAGTAAGGCGTATAGAAGCAGTTTGCTCTAAAGCAGCATTAAACTATGCAAATGAGCTAAGAAAAGAGCTTGAAGAGATAAAATTTAGCCTAAAAGGAGCTGACCCAATCATCGCTATAACCAAGCTAAAAGATGAGATAAAATCATTACAAAATGAGATTAAAAATGCCAACTCATCAGTAGAGCTTAGCCATGAGAGTATAAATGGTATAAATGTAGTAGTGGGCGAGTTTAATGGCGATATAAAAGCCAAAATAGATGAGATAAAAAATAAATTTGATAAGGTTGTGGTATTTTTAGCTAGTTCAAAAGATAATAAAGTAAGCCTAGCTGTAGGAAGCAAAAATACAGATATAAAAGCTGGAGAGCTAGTAAAAGCTATAGCCCCGATAGTTGGCGGTGGTGGCGGTGGTAGAGATGATTTTGCTACTGCTGGAGGTAAAGATATAAGCAATATCTCAAAAGCCTTAGAAGAGGCTAGTAAGATGATAAAGAGTAAAATTTGA
- a CDS encoding alkylphosphonate utilization protein: protein MAKDSNGIELNAGDSVSVIKDLKVKGASSTIKRGTTIKNIKLTSKDSEVECKINGVGVVVLKCEFLKKI, encoded by the coding sequence GTGGCAAAGGATTCTAACGGGATAGAATTAAACGCTGGAGATAGCGTTAGCGTGATTAAGGATTTAAAAGTAAAAGGTGCTAGTAGCACAATTAAGCGTGGCACAACGATTAAAAATATCAAGCTTACAAGCAAAGATAGTGAGGTAGAGTGTAAGATAAATGGGGTTGGCGTTGTGGTGTTAAAGTGTGAATTTTTAAAGAAAATTTGA
- the rmuC gene encoding DNA recombination protein RmuC, with the protein MVEILSAVVVVAVVVLIWLGFVLFKKQSQLASLEQKFSDLSANLSIKDQELNSIKDENKNLQEQNIQNIQKITQLTTKLESANEINAQLKERQDELDNKTREYFELKTKQMSENLLNLSSKEMTESSAKILESLIVPLKDEINKYQKSNLEINNTFKVNFENLKSETKGVMTQAHNLAEALKSNKKILGNWGEIQLDSVLQSSGLILGVNYEKQVACKDENGNQKYLDAVVKFDENKKAIIDAKCSLINYNEYHNATDESLKEGYAKALAKDIRNHIDNLSSKDYAFLDSKNYEYVFMFIPNDNMLFVALGADSTLYEYAYEKGIFITTPLTLLMALKTVYICWRNLKSDENAARIFSEAGKIYDKFDVFIKNYERLENQVIAMSKVIEDGKTTLYQGRGNLISKFENLKKLGAKTTKTLPYAISDDELISENRG; encoded by the coding sequence ATGGTTGAGATTTTAAGCGCAGTGGTTGTGGTGGCGGTAGTTGTGTTGATTTGGCTTGGTTTTGTGCTGTTTAAAAAGCAGAGCCAGCTAGCTAGTCTAGAACAGAAATTTAGCGATTTAAGTGCAAATTTAAGCATAAAAGATCAAGAGTTAAACTCCATAAAAGATGAGAATAAAAATTTACAAGAGCAAAATATCCAAAATATCCAAAAAATCACACAATTAACTACAAAATTAGAAAGTGCAAATGAGATAAATGCGCAGCTAAAAGAGCGTCAAGATGAGCTAGATAACAAGACTAGGGAGTATTTTGAGCTAAAAACCAAGCAGATGAGTGAGAATTTGCTAAATTTAAGTAGCAAAGAGATGACTGAGAGCTCAGCTAAAATTTTAGAGAGCTTGATTGTACCATTAAAAGATGAGATAAATAAATACCAAAAATCAAATTTAGAGATAAATAACACATTTAAGGTAAATTTTGAGAATTTAAAAAGCGAAACTAAAGGCGTTATGACTCAAGCTCATAATTTAGCCGAAGCGTTAAAGAGCAATAAGAAAATTCTAGGCAATTGGGGTGAAATCCAACTTGATAGCGTGCTACAAAGCAGTGGGCTTATTTTGGGTGTTAATTATGAGAAGCAAGTAGCTTGTAAAGATGAAAATGGTAATCAAAAATATCTTGATGCTGTGGTTAAATTTGATGAGAATAAAAAAGCGATAATAGACGCAAAATGCTCACTTATCAATTATAATGAGTATCACAACGCCACAGATGAGAGCCTAAAAGAGGGCTATGCTAAGGCTTTGGCTAAGGATATTAGAAATCATATTGATAATTTAAGCTCCAAAGATTACGCATTTTTAGATAGTAAAAATTATGAGTATGTATTTATGTTTATACCTAATGATAATATGCTATTTGTCGCTCTTGGTGCTGATAGCACTCTTTATGAGTATGCATATGAAAAAGGTATATTTATAACCACGCCACTTACTCTTTTGATGGCTTTAAAAACGGTTTATATCTGCTGGAGAAATTTAAAAAGCGATGAGAATGCTGCTAGGATATTTAGCGAAGCTGGTAAAATATATGATAAATTTGATGTGTTTATCAAAAATTATGAAAGATTAGAAAATCAAGTAATTGCAATGTCTAAGGTAATCGAAGATGGTAAAACCACTCTATATCAAGGGCGTGGAAATTTAATAAGCAAGTTTGAAAACCTTAAAAAATTAGGAGCTAAAACTACAAAAACTTTGCCATATGCAATTAGCGATGATGAGTTAATATCAGAAAATAGGGGATAA
- a CDS encoding FAD-dependent oxidoreductase, with protein sequence MKEKHYEVVIIGGGISGGALLYELARYTDVKSIALIEKYGGLATLNSKGTANSQTIHCGDIETNYTFEKAQKVSKTARMVVKYGLQHGYQGKYMFDGQKMAIGVGDVEVDYIKNRFNEFKELYPYLEFYDKAELAKIEPKIILNSDGTHRAENVVGMGVKSGEYTTVDYGAFTTTFVENAKKEGGECDVYLNSKVDIITQNADKYYIQTANGLSISADFVVVNAGAHSLYLAHKMGYGLDFGCLPVAGSFYLTKKKLLNGKVYMVQNPKLPFAALHGDPDILADGCTRFGPTALALPKLERYHDNWGSFLDFCKTLNFDSAIAGILFDLFKDSEIRNYILRNFLFEVPYLNKKLFVKDAQKIVPSLSTNDIYYAKGFGGVRPQVLNKTEKKLMLGEASINPKTGIIFNMTPSPGATSCLGNALRDVREVCEYLGKNFNEAKLNEELFD encoded by the coding sequence ATGAAAGAGAAGCACTATGAGGTGGTGATAATTGGTGGCGGTATCAGTGGCGGTGCGCTACTATATGAATTGGCTAGATATACAGATGTTAAAAGTATTGCATTAATAGAAAAATATGGCGGTTTAGCTACGCTAAATTCGAAAGGAACGGCTAATTCTCAAACTATCCATTGTGGCGATATTGAGACAAACTATACATTTGAAAAGGCTCAAAAAGTCAGCAAAACTGCTAGAATGGTGGTAAAATATGGCTTACAGCACGGCTATCAAGGCAAATATATGTTTGATGGTCAAAAAATGGCAATTGGCGTAGGCGATGTTGAGGTTGATTATATTAAAAATAGATTTAATGAATTTAAAGAGCTTTATCCATACTTGGAGTTTTATGATAAGGCTGAACTAGCTAAAATCGAGCCAAAAATTATATTAAATAGCGATGGTACTCATAGGGCTGAAAATGTGGTTGGTATGGGTGTTAAAAGTGGTGAATATACCACCGTTGATTATGGTGCATTTACAACTACATTTGTAGAAAATGCTAAAAAAGAGGGCGGAGAGTGTGATGTATATCTAAACTCAAAAGTGGATATAATCACTCAAAATGCAGATAAATACTATATCCAAACTGCAAATGGTCTATCAATTAGTGCTGATTTTGTCGTAGTAAATGCTGGTGCTCACTCTTTATATTTAGCTCACAAAATGGGATATGGGCTTGATTTTGGTTGTTTGCCTGTGGCTGGGAGCTTTTATTTAACTAAGAAAAAACTATTAAATGGCAAGGTTTATATGGTACAAAATCCTAAATTACCTTTTGCTGCTTTACATGGCGATCCAGATATTTTAGCTGATGGTTGTACTAGATTTGGCCCTACTGCTTTAGCACTTCCTAAACTAGAGAGATACCATGATAATTGGGGAAGTTTCCTTGATTTTTGTAAAACTTTAAATTTTGATTCAGCCATTGCTGGTATATTATTTGATCTATTTAAAGATAGCGAAATTCGCAACTATATTTTACGCAATTTCTTATTTGAAGTTCCATATCTAAACAAAAAATTATTTGTCAAAGATGCTCAAAAAATTGTCCCAAGCCTAAGTACTAACGATATTTATTATGCTAAAGGTTTTGGCGGTGTTCGCCCTCAAGTATTAAATAAAACGGAGAAAAAATTAATGTTAGGTGAAGCTAGTATAAATCCAAAAACCGGAATAATCTTTAATATGACACCAAGCCCTGGTGCGACAAGCTGCCTTGGCAATGCGTTAAGAGATGTTCGTGAAGTTTGTGAATATCTAGGCAAAAACTTCAACGAAGCCAAATTAAACGAAGAGTTATTTGATTAA